Proteins encoded in a region of the Ptychodera flava strain L36383 chromosome 4, AS_Pfla_20210202, whole genome shotgun sequence genome:
- the LOC139131763 gene encoding centrosomal protein of 44 kDa-like, which yields MATGDIKNNLRKLRTQLRHMKYPGEVDRGIIDGTVASILPIWDFAFLEYSRPVAEFIATSNLSLCGKTDFRFVETVFKILRDIFNYKPPLTKDQIMSSGFVERKIIMTCDLLDLVKQRHIAMNRDPKTSVKSKTSKSRLTKQSSTVMSSRLGSTPQVRRVADQSQLSYRPASIAVVQATVFNSQGEPRPDDGYRSSNASPVPDERETNTSDTERKLTELEEGINVRMTEFEERMSLKLAEIEDRLNERLTRLESTLAERESSRDRDREHRENATANVDHNLESILGRLTLAESRIHLLQSQAPSGSGILPAAKPELPSSTKPVLTQGEPVDIITIAATSTSLLPPAYTDVRSTNHTVDSTVSEEAGTCITAAKTAPSTAQTDDTIPTSAASNDIEPEAVTAATVSAPSPTGCNADSTTAASIPGAMSEPTDEVTTTVIVDQTEQSTAQPGNVKISATDGDDVTSSTTEQPVGDSNFSSSVTETSEKVDRLLAMVKDTEAMLGMNSSLTNSEDN from the exons ATGGCCACAGGAGACATCAAAAATAATCTGCGTAAATTACGCACTCAGCTACGACACATGAAATATCCTGGTGAAGTTGACAGAGG GATTATAGATGGTACAGTTGCTTCAATATTGCCTATTTGGGACTTTGCATTCCTTGAATACTCTCGCCCAGTAGCTGAATTCATTGCCACATCAAACCTTTCTCTCTGTGGCAAAACAgacttcagatttgttgaaactgtTTTCAAG ATTCTGAGAGATATTTTCAATTACAAACCGCCACTAACTAAAGATCAAATTATGTCTTCTGGATTTGTGGAGAGAAAGATCATTATGACATGTGATCTATTAGACTTGGTAAAGCAAAGACACATAGCCATGAACAGAGATCCCAAGACTTCAGTGAAATCAAAG aCATCCAAGTCAAGATTAACAAAGCAATCATCAACAG TGATGTCATCTCGTCTAGGAAGCACTCCACAGGTCCGCAGAGTTGCTGATCAGTCACAATTGAGTTATCGACCAGCATCCATCGCAGTAGTTCAAGCCACTGTTTTCAACTCCCAGGGAGAACCTAGACCCGATGATGGCTACAGAAGCTCCAATGCTTCTCCTGTCCCTGATGAAAGAGAAACTAAT ACATCTGACACTGAGAGAAAACTGACAGAGCTTGAAGAGGGAATAAATGTGAGAATGACAGAGTTTGAAGAGAGAATGAGCCTGAAACTTGCCGAGATTGAGGACAGACTGAACGAAAGACTGACAAGACTGGAGTCTACATTGGCTGAACGAGAGTCATCAcgggacagagacagagaacaCAGAGAGAATGCCactgcaaatgttgatcacaactTAGAGTCTATACTTGGACGTCTTACTCTTGCTGAATCACGCATCCATTTGCTACAGTCACAG GCTCCCAGTGGTAGTGGAATCTTACCTGCAGCAAAACCTGAACTACCCTCCTCAACAAAGCCTGTACTTACACAAGGAGAACCTGTTG ATATTATAACAATTGCAGCAACTTCCACTTCATTGCTGCCCCCTGCATACACTGATGTCAGATCAACAAACCACACTGTCGACTCAACAGTGTCTGAGGAAGCTGGTACATGCATCACAGCAgcaaaaacagcgccctcaaccgCCCAGACAGATGATACAATCCCAACTTCTGCAGCTTCAAATGACATAGAGCCTGAAGCAGTGACTGCAGCCACTGTCTCGGCACCATCACCTACTGGATGTAATGCAGACTCTACAACTGCAGCCAGTATCCCTGGTGCTATGTCTGAACCAACAGATGAAGTTACAACAACAGTGATAGTAGACCAGACAGAACAATCCACTGCACAACCTGGCAATGTTAAAATTTCAGCCACTGATGGTGATGACGTCACAAGCAGCACTACTGAACAGCCAGTCGGTGATAGCAACTTCTCATCCAGCGTCACTGAGACTAGTGAGAAGGTCGACAGACTCTTGGCAAT